A stretch of Microcoleus sp. bin38.metabat.b11b12b14.051 DNA encodes these proteins:
- a CDS encoding IS1 family transposase (programmed frameshift) yields MQCPDCKSTHIRKNGKKKGKQNHICVQCGRQFINEYEPQRGYSEAIKCDCLKMYVNGMGLRAIERVKGVHHTTVINWVKQVGKILPDVYDPEVIPEVGELDELQTYVKKKTDNIWLWTAVDHFKPGILGWALGDLAAKTFEPLWDKVSEWKCYFYVTDGWSVYPMFIPDGDQIISKTYMTRVEGENTRLRHYLARLHRKTLCYSKCEEMLKHSIKLLIHYLKFDDLPIPGAFIP; encoded by the exons ATGCAATGCCCAGACTGTAAATCAACCCATATCCGTAAAAACGGCAAGAAGAAAGGAAAACAGAACCACATTTGTGTCCAATGCGGTCGTCAATTCATCAATGAGTATGAGCCCCAACGAGGTTATAGCGAGGCAATCAAATGTGATTGCCTAAAAATGTATGTCAATGGTATGGGTTTACGGGCGATAGAACGAGTTAAGGGAGTTCATCATACCACAGTAATAAATTGGGTAAAACAAGTCGGAAAAATCTTGCCAGATGTTTATGATCCTGAAGTCATTCCAGAAGTTGGTGAACTCGACGAATTACAAACTTATGTGAAAAAAAAAACAGACAATATCTGGCTGTGGACAGCGGTTGACCACTTTAAGCCAGGAATTTTGGGATGGGCATTAGGAGATCTAGCG GCTAAGACATTTGAACCATTATGGGACAAAGTAAGTGAATGGAAATGCTACTTCTATGTAACGGATGGATGGTCTGTATATCCGATGTTTATCCCTGATGGTGATCAGATTATTAGCAAGACTTATATGACACGAGTAGAAGGAGAAAATACAAGATTAAGACATTATTTGGCTAGACTACATCGCAAGACTCTTTGTTATTCTAAGTGCGAGGAAATGCTTAAGCATTCTATTAAATTATTAATACATTACTTGAAATTTGATGATCTTCCCATTCCTGGGGCATTCATACCTTGA
- a CDS encoding thermonuclease family protein produces the protein MLIPGNGYNCLSKFVFDGDTLNLDFQGQLFKARLQWIDSPESRKNGQNNNNPQILEHWEWAEKAKTALMDLVAGKPIITIPIVKDPFDRWVCDCYIEKVSATTNLQIKLCKLGMAVSYLPFNRYSYSSRELAVLRGIITETANANRKKIGIWSKPDFILPYEFKKLTIH, from the coding sequence ATGCTAATACCTGGAAATGGCTACAACTGTCTGTCAAAATTCGTATTTGATGGAGACACTTTAAATCTTGATTTTCAAGGTCAATTATTTAAAGCTAGATTGCAATGGATCGATTCGCCCGAATCTCGAAAAAATGGACAAAATAACAACAATCCCCAAATCCTTGAACACTGGGAATGGGCGGAAAAAGCAAAAACTGCATTGATGGATCTAGTGGCAGGAAAACCGATAATCACAATCCCGATCGTCAAAGACCCATTCGATCGTTGGGTATGTGATTGTTATATCGAAAAAGTTTCTGCAACAACCAATTTACAAATTAAGCTTTGTAAACTGGGAATGGCAGTTAGTTATTTACCGTTTAATCGATACTCCTACAGCAGCCGAGAATTGGCTGTACTGCGGGGAATAATCACCGAAACAGCAAATGCTAACCGTAAAAAAATAGGGATTTGGTCAAAACCCGATTTTATTCTTCCTTACGAGTTCAAAAAATTAACAATTCATTAG
- a CDS encoding thermonuclease family protein yields the protein MNEPIVVPRKFLLDADTFQFSRNKKTVRTRAAWIDTPEIRYKTDLSQKPEDLNQWEWGGEAKTFLLSLIRKKTVCLAPIGLDIFGRTIADWYLCDSIAEMSVTNNIQVILAAAGLAVNVPPNNSGLIYQAVVAAKNQAQNLGKGFWADDDFVLPYIWKANR from the coding sequence ATGAATGAACCGATCGTAGTGCCCAGAAAGTTTTTATTAGATGCTGATACATTTCAGTTTAGCAGAAATAAAAAAACAGTCCGAACACGGGCTGCTTGGATTGATACACCTGAAATAAGATATAAAACTGATTTAAGTCAGAAGCCAGAAGATTTGAATCAATGGGAATGGGGAGGAGAAGCTAAAACTTTTCTCCTATCTTTGATCAGAAAAAAAACTGTTTGTTTGGCGCCGATCGGACTAGACATTTTTGGTAGAACCATTGCTGACTGGTACTTGTGCGATTCGATCGCCGAAATGTCGGTAACAAATAACATCCAAGTTATCCTAGCTGCTGCGGGCTTGGCAGTCAACGTTCCACCAAATAATTCAGGCTTGATTTATCAAGCAGTGGTTGCTGCTAAGAATCAAGCCCAGAACCTAGGAAAAGGATTCTGGGCAGATGATGATTTTGTGCTTCCCTATATCTGGAAAGCTAATCGCTAA
- a CDS encoding phage Gp37/Gp68 family protein, with protein MASKIHWTENSWNPLVGCSRISAGCKNCYAESAAKSARLQQFPQYQSVKEWDGTIEFVENQLLKPLSWKSPKKIFVCSMSDIFHANVEDEWLNKIFAVMAIASQHTFQVLTKRPERMQEYFALHKGKPECYASRSEMVFDAVKEIKPQAEWDKFIWPLPNVWLGTSIENQKAADDRIALLLQTPATVRFLSCEPLLELVDLRQYLGVCVGCQTCDFQGGHPIAESKINWVIVGGESGTGARPCEIDWLRSIISQCKSAKVAVFVKQLGSMPMADAPIDYEHDLMRVKLKDRKGGDIDEFYEDLKVRQLPQ; from the coding sequence ATGGCTAGTAAAATACACTGGACAGAGAATAGCTGGAACCCACTTGTTGGCTGTTCTCGAATCAGCGCTGGCTGCAAGAATTGTTACGCAGAATCTGCTGCTAAGTCAGCACGACTGCAACAATTTCCTCAATATCAAAGCGTAAAAGAATGGGACGGCACGATCGAGTTTGTCGAAAATCAATTACTCAAACCGCTGTCGTGGAAATCACCCAAAAAAATATTCGTCTGTTCAATGTCTGACATCTTTCATGCAAATGTCGAAGATGAATGGCTAAACAAGATTTTCGCGGTGATGGCGATCGCGTCACAACACACTTTCCAAGTTTTGACTAAACGCCCAGAACGGATGCAAGAATACTTCGCCCTTCATAAGGGCAAACCTGAATGCTACGCATCAAGAAGTGAAATGGTCTTCGATGCTGTAAAGGAAATCAAGCCACAGGCAGAATGGGATAAATTTATCTGGCCACTGCCCAATGTTTGGCTCGGCACCAGTATTGAGAATCAAAAAGCTGCGGACGATCGCATTGCCTTACTTTTGCAAACCCCGGCAACAGTTCGGTTTTTAAGCTGTGAGCCACTGTTGGAGCTAGTAGATTTGAGGCAATATCTCGGTGTTTGTGTCGGGTGCCAAACTTGTGATTTTCAGGGCGGACATCCGATCGCCGAATCAAAAATAAACTGGGTGATTGTCGGTGGTGAGTCAGGAACTGGTGCTCGTCCTTGTGAAATTGATTGGTTGCGATCGATCATTAGCCAGTGTAAATCAGCCAAAGTCGCAGTGTTTGTTAAGCAGTTGGGGTCAATGCCAATGGCTGATGCTCCAATTGATTATGAACACGATTTGATGAGAGTAAAACTCAAAGACCGCAAGGGTGGAGATATTGATGAATTCTATGAAGATTTGAAAGTCCGTCAGTTGCCACAGTAA